The genomic region GTTCAATCGCAATTTGGGTTTTACTACTGTCAGCAATTACCGATAATTCTTGTTTCAATTGCCCTACTAATTCATCTATATGAGATTGATAAATATCGCGGATATCTAAGCTCATCTCAACTTTGCCCGGTACAATATTGGCAGCATTAGGCCAGACATTAAAAGAACCAACTGTTGCTACCTGAGAACCAGAATTTTTATTACCCAAATTATTCACAGCTAAAACAACTTGAGCGGCAGCGACGAGTGCATCTCGTCTCATGTGCATGGGTGTTGTTCCGGCATGATTGGGGCTGCCTGTAACGGAGATGGCATAGCGATGTTGACCGACAATTCCCTGCACTACACCTATTTGTTTATCAACATTTTCTAGCACTCCTCCTTGTTCGACGTGCAACTCTATATATGCAGCTATTTCAGATTGACTGCGGCGAGCTGTGCTAAGCTGATTCCAGTTGCCACCAATCCGTTCTAAACAAGTTTTAATTGAGGTGCGATCGTCACGATGATAATATTCTGTATCTTTGATAGTATTACCAGACATTGCCTTGGAGCCAATCATACTACTTTCTTCGTCTGTAAATACAATTACTTCTAGAGGATGGATTAATTTGATGTTATTTTCTTGCAGAACTCGTACAACTTCAATTCCTGCTAAAACGCCAAGCGTGCCATCATAGCGTCCCCCTAATGGAACGGTGTCAATGTGCGAACCAGTTGCCAAAGCTGCTGCTTTCTGTATTTGTCCGGGATAAGTGGCAATCATGTTACCCGCAGTATCAATTCGCACCGTCATACCAGCTTGGGTCATCCATATTTTAATTAATTGACGAGCTTGCAAATCTTCGGTACTGTAAGCAATGCGTCGCACGCCGCCATTGGGTCGTTCGCCGATTTCCGCTAAGCGATCGATGCTATGGTTGAGGCGATCGCTATTTACTAAGAGGACTGATTTTATCGTCATAGGTAAACCTCGAAGTTAATTTATTATAATCTTTAAATAGATTGAATAAACACCTGAAAGTAAAATGGAATCGAAACGCTTCTTCATTTGTGGATCTGCCCTACGCGGTCAACCGGATCATCAAAATCTCCAATCGGCAAAGTTTATCAAGGAGGCCGTTACCCGTCCCAAATACCGAATACACGCTGTAGAAAACGATTGGCATCCCGCTGTCTATGAAGTTGAAGAAGGAGGTATTGCTATTCTGGGTGAGGTATACGAGTTGACGGGGGAACAATACGATTACTTACTTTCTACGGAACCTCCCAATTTGTATGCAGGAAAAATAGTTTTAGAAGACGGCGAAGAAGTTACCGCCATGCTTTACCCGCAGGAGTTAGTGGAACAATATCAGTGGCCTGATATTTCTCATTTTGGTGGTTGGGCAGCTTATAAAAAATCAAAACAGTAGTTGCTTACCGATGGGAACTTAATTGTGGTTAGAGCGGACATTATCTGCGTACATCTAGTCTATGCCAATAATCATGCGATCGCCAACTAAAATCATAGCCTTCATCGCTCTTTTATTTTCTGTGCAAACGCCTTTCCCGCCCACCTTTTCAGCCTCATTGTTTACAATCCCGGTACAGGCTGAAACTTTAGTCGATCGCCAAGCAGAAGCAGACCGATTGCAACAGCAAGGGTTTGAACAAGTACAGAAAAACCGTCAATTTGATGCGGCTTTGGAGTCTTGGCAAAAAGCACTGACTATCTACCAGGAAATTAAAGACCGCCGAGGTGAGGGACGGAGTTTGGGAAATATTGGATATGCTTATTTTCTTTTGGATGATGAGGACAAAGCGATCGAATACCTTGAGCAAGATTTAGCGATCGCACGCGAGATAAAAGATCGCCAAGAGGAGGCGGATGCTTTGGGAAATTTAGGAACTGTTTACTATTCTCTGGGTAACTATACAAAAGCAATTGATTACCATCAGCAAAGTTTGGCCATCCAACAAAAACTTAAAAACCGCCGAGGGGAGGCACTTTGTTTGAACAATTTGGTAACAGCTTACCGTTATCTGGGCGAATATGCCAAAGCGACTGAGTACGAACAACAGAGTTTTGCGATCGGGCCAAACCAAGAGGAAGCGGCTGCACCTACACGCCTCTGGCAACTATTCAAAATAGTTGAGAGATATGGCAATGTTTAGCACTTAGCTGAAAAGGTTTTTTTGGATATTTTTAACCACAGATGAACACAGATGAATGGATAGAATTTTTGATTGACACACTGACCGCTAGGCATAATTTTTATGGTTGGTATGGATGTTGTTTAATCCAATGTTCGGCAATATCAATCCTGCGACAAATCCAAACTTTATCGTGTTTTTGTACATAGTCTAAAAATCGCGCCAATGCTGGTGTTCTTCCCGGTCGTCCCGCCAGTCGGGTATGCAATCCAACTGACATCATTTTCGGCGCTATTTCACCTTCTTCGTAGAGAACATCAAAGGCATCTTTGAGATAAGTAAAGAAGTCATCGCCGCTGTTAAATCCAGGCGCCACCGAAAATTTCATATCATTATTATCGAGAGTGTATGGAATCACAAGATGGGGTTTATCTTCGACTTTCACCCAATAGGGCAAGTCATCATTATAGGCATCGGAATCGTATAAAAATCCGCCTTCTTCTACTATTAAACGCCGTGTATTTAAACTCGGTGCATAGCGACAATACCAACCCAACGGACGGCTACCAGTGGTTTTTTCCAGGGATTTAATGGCACGCTGAATATGTTCGCGTTCCTCCTCTTCACTCAACAGGTGATGCCCAATCCAGCGCCAACCGTGGCAGCAGACATCGTATCCAGCCTCAACGATCGCACGTGCCGCTTCTGGATTGCGCTCTAAGGCCAGCGCAGCACCAAAAACGGTAATTCTGATGTCGCGATCGGCAAACAAACGCATCAGCCGCCAAAACCCCGCGCGACTGCCATATTCATAAACTGATTCGACGATTAAATCCCGATTTCCTGGCCCGATCGATGCACCGGGAACTTCCCACAAATAAGTTTCCGAATGGTTATCGCCATCGGGGATAGAATATTCGGAACCTTCTTCGTAATTCATCACGATTTGTAAAGCAATGCGGGCATCTCCCGGCCATTTTGGATGGGGTGGATTGGCACCGTAACCGACCAGATCGCGGGGGTAAACTGTAGTCATCGTCACTTCCTCTTTTCGTAGTTTTTGTTACAGTTATCTGGTGAAAATTTCAAGATGCTGGTTTTTTATCCTAAAGGAAATTTGCAGAGGAGTATATAGTGGGCGCAGAAATTAGCTACGGCAAAGAACAAGTTACGCTTTATCGCACCTATGCCAAACCGATGTCGGGGTTAACAGCAATTCCTGAGTCGGCGTTTTCTGAGAAAGAAAATATACTGTTTGCTGTGGATGTTGGTGTGGAGGTGCTTGGCGATAATTTTTTGCCAGCTTATACTGAGGGCGATAACAGAAATGTGGTCGCTACCGATACGATGAAAAACTTTGTTTTGAAACAAGCGATCGCATTTGGTGGTTCCACTCTAGAAGGTTTTCTCGATTTCCTCGGCAAACAGTTTTTGGCAACTTATCCCCAGATGTCATCCCTGCGGATAACGGGAAAAGAACAACCTTTTAATGCGGCGTCTGTTCCTCAAAATGGTACTTTTGTAGATAGCGGCGTGTTGTTTAGTAGGTCACATAATGATTATGCGATCGCAACTTTAGATTTCGATCGCGATGGAGAAGATATCAAGATTATATCTCACGAATGCGGTCGCGTTGGATTTCAGTTAATTAAGATTACCGGAAGTTCATTTGCCAGCTTCGATCGCGATGGATATACCACATTGCCAGAAAAAAGCGATCGGCCTTTGTTCATCTATCTGGATGCCAACTGGAAATATGGGGATGTAGAAAATGCGATCGCACCCGACTTATCCCAATACATCGCACCCGAACAAGTACGCGATCTCGTCCAAGTTGTCTTCCATGAATTTGTCAGCAAATCAATCCAACATCTCATCCACGAAATGGGCATTCGACTGCTAAATCGCTTCCCCCAAATGGCAGAAGTTTCCTTTACAGCTCAAAATCGACTTTGGGATACAGCATTTGTTTCAGAAGAAAACGAAAAAATCAAAGTTTATTGCGATCCGCGACCGCCTTATGGAATGATCAAGTTAAAATTAAGCAGAGATTAATCAAATATGGCCGGTAAACTCACTACTCATGTACTCGATACAACTCAGGGTTGTCCCGCAGCAAATATGGAGATAGAACTGTGGTTGCTTACTCCACACTATGAGGGTAAAAAACTGTTAAAAACAGTGCGAACTAATAAAGATGGACGCACCAATGCACCGTTACTCGCTGAGGGTGAGTTAGAGGTAGGAGTTTACGAGTTAATATTTGCAGTGGGCGAATACTTTAGTTCTCAGTCAATTAAAACTCCTCAACCGCACTTTCTCGATCGCATTCCCATTCGGTTTGGCATTGCGGATATTCACGCTCATTATCATGTACCATTGCTAACATCTCCTTGGGCGTATAGTACCTATCGCGGTAGTTGATTGGTAGACATTTTGAGTCAAAGTTTTTTGATTAAACCACAGATGAACACAGATGAAGATTAGAACTTTTACAGGAAATATAGTAAAACGATGAAGTACCAAATAGACGTACTCAATCAAATGAGTCAACGAGATTTTGTCGAAGCTTTGGGCGCAATTTTTGAGGATTCACCTTGGGTAGCTGAAAAAGCGTATAACAAACGACCTTTTGCAGATTTAGGATCGCTGCATCAAACAATGGTGGGAGTGGTGCGAGATGCAAGTTTAGATGAACAACTGGTATTAATTCGATCGCATCCAGATTTGGGAAGTAAACTAAAAATGAGCGAATCTTCCGTGCAAGAACAAGCTGGTGCTGGATTGGATAGGTTAAGTAGTGAAGAGTATGAAAGATTTCAGTCGCTTAATCAAGCATATCAAGAAAAATTTGCCTTTCCTTTTATTATTGCGGTGAAAAATCATACTAAAGAAAGTATTCTGGATGCCTTTTCTATGCGGTTGCAAAATAGTAGGGAAGCTGAAATAGAAAGCGCTTTGCAGGAAATTTATCAGATTGCTTGGTTTCGTTATTTTAATTGAAGCTGTTTTGGATTATAGCGGTTCTCAAGTAAGTGAGGTACGTAGTTGGGCTTTAGCCCTCTTAATTTAGTGGTTATATAAGCTGTCAGTCATACCTCATCTACCTTATAAGGGCTATAGCTGAAATTTCGTTTTTTTTTCAATTTAGATATTGTGCCAATTGCAACGCCCACCAGCAATATCTGTCAGATCACCAGCCCGCCAGTCCGCCAGCCCGCCAGTCCGCCAGCCCACCAGCCCACCAGCCCGCCTGGGGTTCAAACCCCAGGTTAATAGCGAAAGTCCACTGAAGTGGACTGAGTGATAAGAAACCCGGTTTCTTGAAGAAACCGGGTTTCTGGGGGTTTTCAGTCGGTTAAAACCGACTTTCGCTATGAGACAGGGAATTGATTCCCTGTCGGGCTAGGTGGAAAGAAACCGGGTTTCTGGGGGTTTTCAGTCGGTTTTAACCGACTTTCGCTATTAGACGGGGAATTGATTCCCGGCGGGTTGTAAGCGAAGCCATTGACAACGTAAGCCGAAAAATTTACTTCTGATTTTTCAATTACCACCGCGTAATGTATTATTCATCCTCCAATTGCGATAGGTTGGGTGTCACGTCTGCGAAACCCAGCCTAAAATCATTTTAACTAATCTTTTCGATTGTTTTTTCTATCTCAATCCGGTGCTACGAACGATAACTTGATTACCTCTCCTAACTATTAATGTTGAGGGTGCGTTACCGTTTTCAGTCATAGGAGAACTAACAACATAAAAATATTCTCCATTACGCCAAGCCTTTGTACAAACTCCCTCTCTGCAACTGACTTTACCGTTTCTTAAAGAGATACAGCGATTTCTAGTATCGCAGCCTCGATAAGTTAAATTCCCCGTTCCGTTTACACCATTCCAAGAATCTTCATTGCCAATATTTATCCTCCATTGTCCATTCCTTAAAACTGTATTGGCAAGAGTTGGAGATGTGAATGCGAAAAACGCGGTGGCGATCGAAGTCAGGGCGATCGCAGGAATTAAGCACTTGTTTGTAAAGGTTTTTAATTTCATAATCGAATTGGTGACACTACTTTTAAAAGTAACCCAAATTTTAGCTATGGTAATTCACCCATTGTAAGTATTTTTGCATAAGGGTACGTTGTTGCGCTTTAGCGCACTTATTACAACTGGGATAAGAGCGCTAAAGCGCAACAACGTACCTAATTGGGTTGATCAGCCGATTAGACAGGGAATTGATTCCCTGTCAGGCTATCTGTCTTAGATCAATTTGTCAATCGAACCATTGAACCTGTTTATATCGAACTTGCCAGTAACTCCAGCTACTACACCTGTTTCTGTATATTGCCATAACGTCCAACCTTTTCCTCCCCAGTTATTAGCCGGAACAAGAGGCTGAGGCTTATCTGTATAGTGTGCAATCCAAAGCCGGTACGCAGTGAAAACTTCAGAGTTATTCATGAATTCCTGCCAAAAAGAGTTACTGGTATAAATGATGGGTTTGCGTCCCGTCACCTGTTCTACCTTATGCAGGAACTTTTGCACCCTGTCAATACGTTGGTTGAAAGAGATAGTTTTCCATTGCTTAGCCACAGATTCGGGAAATTGTTCCAAATCCACTACTGGAGACAAGTCACTCAGTTCCAGATTGCCAAGCGTTTTCAGGAAGTTATCTGCCTGTTGTTCGCCAGTTTTCAAGGGGCGGAAAAAATGATATGCGCCGCGAATAATACCAGCTTGTTTCATTTGTAACCAATTGGTCGCAAAAGTTTGGTCTACGAAGTCACCACCCTCAGTTGCCTTGGCAAAAGCGTAGGAGATATTCGCTTTCTTAACAGCCTGCCAATCTACAATTTTATTGTGCATGGAAACATCAATGCCAATAATTCTGGGATTGAAGACTTCGACAGGTGCGTCTAAAATTGCTGACCAAGTGTTTTTAGCAACAATCCCATCAACCTCTAGACCCTTACCTTGCTGAAAATGCTTAACCGATTTCTCTGTCCCTAGTCCGAACTTTCCATCAATATTGTCTCCGAAAAAACCCAATTTTGTTTGCAGCAGCTTGACGTCATCTTGCAATTCGGGAAAGTCAATTCCATCTCCCCGACGGAGAATAGGCAGTTTTGTGGATACCATTTTTCAATTCCTCGGTTTAATTGTGAAAAACTTGCTTGATAAGTAGGTAAGTAAAACAATAATTTTCATGATTATTTTTTACTTACCTACTGTGACAATCGATTAAACTAACAGTGCGACTGGGTTATAACAAACCCATCCTCTTAAGCGTTACTAGCCCCACAACACCATCAGCAATCAAATCCTTGTCTTGTTGAAACTTCTTGATTGCGGCATCAGTAGTCGTACCAAAGAAGCCATCGGCATTAAGATTGAAATTCATCTTAATTAATGCCTGCTGAAGTTCGCGCACGTCTTCTCCTTGCATCAAGGGATCGGTTAGTCGCAGCACCCTCCTGAGAGGATTGACGGAAGATTTATCTCCCTTAGAAAAACCTTCTATGGGTGACTCACCCAGTCGTGCCAAAGTCATAGGGCCAACATCACCGTCCACTGTCAGAATGCGATCGGGATTGTTTAAGTTCCAGAGTTTTTGGAAAGCTTTGATAGCGGCAATCTTGTAACTTTGAGCATTAGGATTACCTTCTCCTCCGAAAGAGAAATGTACGGAGTCACTAGGGCCAAACCATTGCCAACCGTACTTTTTGAGGTAAGGTTTCCAACCGTCATGGTCTTCAATATCCAATGCCAAACCGCTTTGGTGATTGCTTTTACCTACAGGGGCTACCTTGGGAATGCCGAGCCGATCTTTGTTAATGAACAGAAAGAATTGCTGGGCAATTGTGCGATAAGCTGAGTTAACAACAAGCGTTTGATCGCGTTCGTTAATAGCACGTTGCAGTGCTGCTTTAGCATCTTTTTGTAGCAAAGGCCAAACCGCATTGCCACCTGCTACCACATTTAGATCTGTAAAACTGACAAGCGGGTTGTTCGGAATTAAGAGGTTTACCTGAGCGATAATTTGCTTGTCGAGTTGGCTAACTATGCTAGTTGAAGAGCCGGGAGCATTTTTGAGCATCATAATTAATTTCTCCAGAAAAGTGTTTGTTGTAAAAAGTACGGTGCTTACTGCCTCAAGAAAACAAGTTTTATCAAGTATTTTTTGAAGCATTCGTTTCAAAATCGGATTTGTTCGGGCCTGGGAAACCATCTGGGGTAAAGACAGGGGATTCTGCCTGAACCCGTCCGGCTACAGTTGCACCAGTCGTAGCCAGAATAATCACGATGTTTACGGTGTGTTGTACCGAGAGTTCGTGTTTGCTAACTGCATCGCCTATAATAGGAGCGATCGCTGCTAACGCTGTTAATGCTGCACCCCAGAAAGTTTTGCTCTCAAAGATGCTTTTGGCGTTATTGTTAGGGAATGTTGGTTGGTTAACTGTGTTCATTTGATTTCGACCAACTCGTTTGGCTGATGTATTAAATCTAATTCTGTTTTTTTG from Argonema galeatum A003/A1 harbors:
- a CDS encoding Zn-dependent hydrolase; protein product: MTIKSVLLVNSDRLNHSIDRLAEIGERPNGGVRRIAYSTEDLQARQLIKIWMTQAGMTVRIDTAGNMIATYPGQIQKAAALATGSHIDTVPLGGRYDGTLGVLAGIEVVRVLQENNIKLIHPLEVIVFTDEESSMIGSKAMSGNTIKDTEYYHRDDRTSIKTCLERIGGNWNQLSTARRSQSEIAAYIELHVEQGGVLENVDKQIGVVQGIVGQHRYAISVTGSPNHAGTTPMHMRRDALVAAAQVVLAVNNLGNKNSGSQVATVGSFNVWPNAANIVPGKVEMSLDIRDIYQSHIDELVGQLKQELSVIADSSKTQIAIERTLRVEPTLAKPQIKDAIASACQQLQLSYYHLPSRAGHDAQEIGRFTDMGMIFVPSVAGISHSELEYTSPEQCSQGANVLLQTLLQLDKMYPV
- a CDS encoding gamma-glutamylcyclotransferase, translated to MESKRFFICGSALRGQPDHQNLQSAKFIKEAVTRPKYRIHAVENDWHPAVYEVEEGGIAILGEVYELTGEQYDYLLSTEPPNLYAGKIVLEDGEEVTAMLYPQELVEQYQWPDISHFGGWAAYKKSKQ
- a CDS encoding tetratricopeptide repeat protein; the encoded protein is MPIIMRSPTKIIAFIALLFSVQTPFPPTFSASLFTIPVQAETLVDRQAEADRLQQQGFEQVQKNRQFDAALESWQKALTIYQEIKDRRGEGRSLGNIGYAYFLLDDEDKAIEYLEQDLAIAREIKDRQEEADALGNLGTVYYSLGNYTKAIDYHQQSLAIQQKLKNRRGEALCLNNLVTAYRYLGEYAKATEYEQQSFAIGPNQEEAAAPTRLWQLFKIVERYGNV
- the puuE gene encoding allantoinase PuuE; this translates as MTTVYPRDLVGYGANPPHPKWPGDARIALQIVMNYEEGSEYSIPDGDNHSETYLWEVPGASIGPGNRDLIVESVYEYGSRAGFWRLMRLFADRDIRITVFGAALALERNPEAARAIVEAGYDVCCHGWRWIGHHLLSEEEEREHIQRAIKSLEKTTGSRPLGWYCRYAPSLNTRRLIVEEGGFLYDSDAYNDDLPYWVKVEDKPHLVIPYTLDNNDMKFSVAPGFNSGDDFFTYLKDAFDVLYEEGEIAPKMMSVGLHTRLAGRPGRTPALARFLDYVQKHDKVWICRRIDIAEHWIKQHPYQP
- the pucL gene encoding factor-independent urate hydroxylase; this translates as MGAEISYGKEQVTLYRTYAKPMSGLTAIPESAFSEKENILFAVDVGVEVLGDNFLPAYTEGDNRNVVATDTMKNFVLKQAIAFGGSTLEGFLDFLGKQFLATYPQMSSLRITGKEQPFNAASVPQNGTFVDSGVLFSRSHNDYAIATLDFDRDGEDIKIISHECGRVGFQLIKITGSSFASFDRDGYTTLPEKSDRPLFIYLDANWKYGDVENAIAPDLSQYIAPEQVRDLVQVVFHEFVSKSIQHLIHEMGIRLLNRFPQMAEVSFTAQNRLWDTAFVSEENEKIKVYCDPRPPYGMIKLKLSRD
- the uraH gene encoding hydroxyisourate hydrolase gives rise to the protein MAGKLTTHVLDTTQGCPAANMEIELWLLTPHYEGKKLLKTVRTNKDGRTNAPLLAEGELEVGVYELIFAVGEYFSSQSIKTPQPHFLDRIPIRFGIADIHAHYHVPLLTSPWAYSTYRGS
- the uraD gene encoding 2-oxo-4-hydroxy-4-carboxy-5-ureidoimidazoline decarboxylase, with translation MKYQIDVLNQMSQRDFVEALGAIFEDSPWVAEKAYNKRPFADLGSLHQTMVGVVRDASLDEQLVLIRSHPDLGSKLKMSESSVQEQAGAGLDRLSSEEYERFQSLNQAYQEKFAFPFIIAVKNHTKESILDAFSMRLQNSREAEIESALQEIYQIAWFRYFN
- a CDS encoding GH25 family lysozyme, whose product is MVSTKLPILRRGDGIDFPELQDDVKLLQTKLGFFGDNIDGKFGLGTEKSVKHFQQGKGLEVDGIVAKNTWSAILDAPVEVFNPRIIGIDVSMHNKIVDWQAVKKANISYAFAKATEGGDFVDQTFATNWLQMKQAGIIRGAYHFFRPLKTGEQQADNFLKTLGNLELSDLSPVVDLEQFPESVAKQWKTISFNQRIDRVQKFLHKVEQVTGRKPIIYTSNSFWQEFMNNSEVFTAYRLWIAHYTDKPQPLVPANNWGGKGWTLWQYTETGVVAGVTGKFDINRFNGSIDKLI
- a CDS encoding peptidoglycan-binding protein produces the protein MMLKNAPGSSTSIVSQLDKQIIAQVNLLIPNNPLVSFTDLNVVAGGNAVWPLLQKDAKAALQRAINERDQTLVVNSAYRTIAQQFFLFINKDRLGIPKVAPVGKSNHQSGLALDIEDHDGWKPYLKKYGWQWFGPSDSVHFSFGGEGNPNAQSYKIAAIKAFQKLWNLNNPDRILTVDGDVGPMTLARLGESPIEGFSKGDKSSVNPLRRVLRLTDPLMQGEDVRELQQALIKMNFNLNADGFFGTTTDAAIKKFQQDKDLIADGVVGLVTLKRMGLL